Proteins from a genomic interval of Oncorhynchus mykiss isolate Arlee chromosome 21, USDA_OmykA_1.1, whole genome shotgun sequence:
- the LOC110499987 gene encoding zinc finger protein RFP has protein sequence MASSSSVLSEEQFLCSICLDVFTEPVSIQCGHNFCIACIRTYWDGNEMCQCPMCKKTFYKRPDLFINTFISEMAAQFRKSVQVKATSSSDQLPAKTGEVSCDICTGMKLKALKSCLVCQTSYCETHLEPHQRVPALKRHKLIKPVENLEDRMCKKHDRLLELFCRTDQTCVCQFCTEAKHKTHNTVPLEEEYGEKMAELGKMMAVVQQMLHTRSRKVKEIKHSVELSKRVAERKILDSVQVFTALVRSIERSQAELIEVVKEKQKKAERQAERLIKELEREITELQRRSTKLEQLSHTEDHLHLLQSFPSLCTLPPTKDWSKISVHSDLYVGTGRRVVSQLEETLNKEMDKVKLKRAQRYAVDVTLDPDTANPYIILSTSGKEVRYQQKQQDLLDNPKRFSTCPCVLGNKGVSSGRSYYEVTVKGKTKWDLGVARESINRKGNITLSPKDGYWTVALRERCKYLACTSTPVLLSLREKPQKVGVFVDYEEGQVSFYDVEARSHIYSFTGCTFAKKLYPYLGPCANFGDENSAPLIISPVNHTD, from the coding sequence ATGGCGTCCTCCAGCAGTGTCCTGTCTGAAGAGCAGTTCCTGTGTTCTATCTGTCTGGATGTGTTCACTGAGCCCGTCTCTATTCAATGTGGACACAACTTCTGCATTGCCTGTATCAGGACGTATTGGGATGGCAATGAAATGTGCCAGTGTCCCATgtgtaaaaaaacattttataagAGACCAGATCTGTTCATCAATACATTCATTTCTGAGATGGCTGCTCAGTTCAGGAAATCAGTTCAAGTAAAAGCCACCAGCAGCTCAGACCAACTCCCTGCCAAAACTGGAGAAGTCTCCTGTGACATCTGCACTGGAATGAAGCTCAAGGCCCTGAAGTCCTGCCTGGTGTGTCAGACCTCGTACTGTGAGACTCACCTGGAGCCTCATCAGAGAGTCCCAGCCTTAAAGAGACACAAGCTGATCAAACCTGTGGAGAATCTGGAAGACAGGATGTGTAAGAAGCACGACAGACTCCTGGAGCTGTTCTGTAGGACTGATCAGACATGTGTGTGTCAGTTCTGCACTGAGGCAAAACACAAGACTCACAACACAGTCCCTCTAGAGGAAGAGTATGGAGAGAAGATGGCTGAACTGGGGAAGATGATGGCAGTAGTACAGCAGATGTTGCATACAAGATCTAGAAAGGTTAAGGAGATCAAACACTCTGTAGAGCTCAGCAAGAGAGTTGCAGAGAGAAAGATATTAGACAGTGTGCAGGTATTCACTGCTCTGGTTCGCTCCATTGAGAGAAGTCAGGCTGAGCTCATTGAGGTGGTCAAAGAGAAGCAGAAAAAAGCGGAGAGGCAGGCTGAAAGGCTCATTAAAGAGCTGGAGCGGGAAatcactgagctacagaggagaaGCACTAagctggagcagctctcacacactgaggaccacctccacctcctacaGAGCTTCCCATCTCTTTGCACCCTTCCACCCACCAAGGACTGGTCTAAGATCAGTGTTCACAGTGATCTGTATGTGGGGACTGGGAGGAGAGTTGTGTCCCAACTGGAGGAGACACTGAATAAAGAGATGGATAAAGTCAAATTGAAGAGGGCGCAGCGCTATGCAGTAGATGTGACTCTGGACCCTGATACGGCAAATCCCTATATCATCCTGTCGACAAGTGGGAAAGAAGTGAGATATCAACAGAAACAACAAGATCTCCTTGACAACCCAAAGAGGTTTTCCACCTGTCCTTGTGTCCTTGGAAATAAAGGTGTCTCCTCAGGAAGATCGTACTATGAGGTGACTGTTAAGGGAAAGACTAAGTGGGATTTAGGAGTGGCCAGAGAGTCCATCAACAGGAAGGGAAATATCACTCTGAGCCCTAAGGATGGATACTGGACTGTGGCACTGAGGGAAAGGTGTAAGTACCTAGCCTGTACCTCCacacctgtcctcctctccctgagaGAAAAGCCCCAGAAGGTGGGGGTGTTTGTGGATTATGAGGAGGGTCAGGTCTCCTTTTATGATGTAGAGGCCAGGTCTCACATCTACTCTTTCACTGGCTGCACCTTCGCTAAGAAACTATATCCATACTTAGGACCTTGTGCTAATTTTGGGGATGAAAACTCTGCTCCTCTGATTATCTCCCCTGTCAATCACACAGACTGA